The Takifugu rubripes chromosome 7, fTakRub1.2, whole genome shotgun sequence genome has a segment encoding these proteins:
- the ibtk gene encoding inhibitor of Bruton tyrosine kinase isoform X2: MSFVCGWWPSRRTLQQEGKKVHCKDLVAARMNLAAPECTAKCRSREHAEDVVAAVTRGSEGQLRLFLSSHCHNAATLRDHFGRTALHMAASMGKKALLEWLLEMKNSDLTVKDKESGWTALHRSAFYGQIHCLISLIKHGGLLSTIDKEGLSVLDITMKDRPSHVVFKTADPTEVYTWGNNTNFSLGHGNQESRQHPELVDVFARTGVYIKQVVLCKFHSVFLSQKGQVFTCGHGQGGRLGHGDEQTYLVPRMVEGLTSHHCSQIAAAKDHTVVLTEGGYVYTFGLNTFHQLGLAPPPASAYVPKQVFSKTLKGRSVVGVAAGRFHTVLWTKEAVYTMGLNGGQLGYLLDPNGEKCVTAPRQVSALHHKDVTIAMAAASDGATVVVTEKGDIYLLTEYQCKKIVSRQLNIKKILVSGGCLNHRVAPQILNDGGGEKVDILALDEAGRVFCWRSCNSSVRQCRWAYGRQVFMADVALSKNGMMFVTQEGEGFSGVWAGEYKKHVEKKVSVEVCGHSEAGTVFERIRLEKLPHVHRAVSVTMDSKGRNFGALQSDPKANLCEIPIISPSSFSKHFGQLLEEADEMDSIHDVTLQAGDRTFAAHKYILSMRSEFFRKLFVSDHSEIGEELGEEARKSEDAVGCDLIALENIPADMLEYALDFIYTDSCELLVHGAKPRVPVAQMGQTKESNEERLISSLQDLNVRGRSALEVYRSLPTAAKEDVKVKSRNAKPGKKAKGGKGDKAEANEGGANPVKALQAVAKKLGLGSLSARLDGVKYENGKINVVNRKSGNKPKFYQKKCSYLHDVTLKSEDGKEFPCHKSVLCARLEYFNSMLGSPWIEATACTALEMPTSSEVLQAILEYIYTDESPTIRESLNVEFVCNVLVVADQLLITRLKEMCEVVITENLTLKNAAELLEFATMYNAQQLKLSCFQFIVLNITALLELKALDVLRDEVLVELSAAYRRTIPAMQRRIITPYIGAPDLKAYEDEDMDSVFSSKTKVELDQSYREIQFKKAKIKAKKKPRRRSDSSGGYTLSDIIQSPPAAVISPSMVKSEKVNSNESLQELLMSDSEGSCMGVGSPRDVQSPISQDKTETFAHRLETPPNTPPALKDELFISHYSAPKPVPKVLPRSPACPPPILDLRTIMDMEANSLQSLTPKSPGRCEMSLSMKHSPGPAKLSQKQRKILAMANKEASVESNISKPTQTVAPSKSSGKAWATPIQSPPVSCSLRALLEEEEENHSIRAGQVGLQRGRNSQGTSAAPAPSTRKVVTFKCEEGSEPERPAGPWVGSPTLPSTVTFASIVEEEKQQQAALIRSREKPLALIQIEERAIQDLLLHYRARDNPDELIIVERSSRGPVAAPTWKKH, from the exons ATGTCTTTCGTCTGTGGGTGGTGGCCTTCCAGACGAACATTGCAACAAGAAGGGAAAAAGGTTCACTGTAAGGATTTAGTGGCGGCCAGGATGAATCTGGCCGCACCAGAATGCACCGCCAAATGCCGCTCACGTGAGCACGCGGAAGATGTTGTGGCAGCTGTAACGCGTGGTTCTGAAGGTCAGCTGCGTCTGTTCCTGTCATCGCACTGCCACAATGCAGCCACCTTGCGCGATCACTTCGGTCGCACTGCTCTTCATATGGCAGCTTCTATGGGGAAAAAAGCCCTTTTAGagtggctgttggagatgaagAATTCTGACCTGACGGTGAAAGATAAGGAATCCGGCTGGACTGCTCTACATCGTAGTGCTTTCTACGGACAGATTCACTGTCTCATATCACTGATCAAG CATGGCGGCCTCCTGTCCACCATCGACAAGGAGGGCCTCTCCGTCTTAGACATTACAATGAAGGACCGACCATCTCATGTTGTGTTCAAAACTGCCG ACCCAACAGAGGTGTACACATGGGGAAACAATACTAATTTCAGTCTCGGGCACGGTAATCAGGAGAGCCGACAACACCCTGAGCTGGTGGATGTTTTTGCCAGGACGGGAGTTTACATCAAGCAG GTGGTGCTGTGCAAGTTCcactctgtgtttctgtctcagaAAGGCCAAGTGTTTACCTGTGGTCATGGACAGGGAGGACGACTTGGTCATGGAGATGAACAGACTTATTTG GTTCCTCGGATGGTGGAGGGCTTGACTTCTCATCACTGCTCCCAGATAGCAGCTGCTAAAGACCACACAGTGGTGCTGACAGAAGGCGGCTACGTTTACACCTTTGGCCTCAACACCTTTCACCAGCTGGGCCTTGCTCCCCCTCCAGCCTCAGCATATGTCCCCAAACAG GTGTTTTCTAAGACCTTGAAAGGCAGGAGTGTTGTTGGAGTTGCAGCTGGAAGGTTTCATACTGTCCTCTGGACCAAAGAGGCTGTCTACACAATGGGCCTCAATGGAGGACAGCTGG GTTACTTGCTGGATCCTAATGGGGAGAAGTGTGTGACGGCACCCCGGCAGGTCTCAGCCCTGCACCACAAGGATGTCACCATAGCTATGGCAGCGGCGAGCGACGGCGCTACCGTAGTTGTAACGGAGAAGGGCGACATATACCTGCTGACTGAATACCAGTGCAAAAAAATAGTCTCAAG GCAGCTCAACATCAAGAAGATTCTGGTTAGCGGGGGTTGCCTCAACCATCGTGTTGCTCCACAGATCCTCAATGAtggtggaggagaaaaggtggACATTCTGGCTCTAGATGAAGCTGGAAGG GTGTTTTGCTGGCGGTCCTGCAACAGCTCGGTGAGACAGTGCCGGTGGGCGTATGGGCGTCAGGTTTTCATGGCAGACGTTGCGCTCAGCAAAAATGGCATGATGTTTGTGACCCAGGAGGGGGAGGGCTTCAGCGGTGTGTGGGCAGGAGAATACAAGAAACATGTGGAGAAGAAAG TCAGTGTGGAGGTTTGTGGTCATTCAGAAGCAGGAACGGTGTTTGAAAGAATccggctggagaagctgccacATGTCCACCGAGCTGTCAGCGTCACCATGGACTCTAAAGGAAGAAATTTTGGAGCACTTCAGTCAGACCCCAAAGCAAA CTTGTGTGAGATTCCCATCATTTCTCCATCCTCCTTCTCCAAACATTTTGGGCAACTCCTTGAGGAAGCAGATGAAATGGACAGCATCCATGATGTGACCCTCCAAGCCGGCGATCGCACCTTTGCAGCCCACAAGTACATCTTGTCCATGAGGTCCGAGTTCTTCCGGAAACTCTTTGTGTCGGACCACAGCGAGATCGGGGAGGAGCTTGGGGAAGAAGCAAGGAAGAGCGAAGATGCTGTGGGCTGTGATTTGATTGCTTTGGAGAATATTCCTGCAGATATGTTGGAATATGCCCTGGACTTCATCTACACTGACTCGTGTGAGCTGCTAGTTCACGGGGCCAAGCCCAGAGTCCCAGTGGCCCAGATGGGGCAAACCAAG GAATCGAACGAAGAAAGACTTATTAGTAGCCTGCAGGACTTGAATGTGAGAGGCCGATCAGCTCTGGAGGTGTATCGGTCTCTTCCCACTGCAGCCAAAGAAGATGTCAAGGTCAAGAGCAGGAATGCTAAACCTGGCAAGAAGGCAAAAGGGGGCAAAGGTGACAAGGCCGAGGCCAACGAGGGTGGGGCAAACCCAGTCAAAGCCTTACAGGCTGTTGCAAAAAAGCTGGGCCTTGGGAGCCTGTCTGCACG ACTGGATGGAgtcaaatatgaaaatggaaagatCAATGTTGTAAACAGGAAAAGTGGCAACAAGCCAAAATTCTACCAGAAGAAATG CTCCTATCTGCATGATGTGACTCTGAAATCGGAAGATGGGAAAGAATTCCCTTGCCACAAAAGTGTCCTTTGTGCAAGGTTGG AATACTTTAATAGTATGCTTGGAAGTCCCTGGATTGAG GCCACAGCATGTACTGCACTTGAGATGCCAACGAGCTCAGAGGTTCTTCAGGCCATCCTGGAATATATTTACACGGATGAGTCTCCTACCATTAGAG AGTCCCTGAACGTAGAGTTTGTCTGCAATGTGTTGGTTGTGGCTGACCAGCTGCTTATCACCAGGCTGAAGGAGATGTGTGAGGTCGTCATTACTGAGAACC TGACTCTGAAGAAcgcagcagagctgctggagtttgCCACCATGTACAATGCCCAACAGCTCAAACTCTCCTGTTTCCAGTTCATTGTGCTCAACATAACTGCCCTGCTGGAGTTAAA AGCACTGGATGTTCTGAGGGATGAAGTGCTTGTGGAGCTCTCTGCAGCCTATAGGAGGACG ATTCCTGCCATGCAAAGGAGAATCATCACTCCATACATTGGTGCTCCGGACCTGAAGGCGTATGAAGATGAAGACATGGACTCTGTGTTCAGCTCCAAAACCAAAGTAGAGTTGGATCAGTCCTACAG GGAAATCCAGTTCAAGAAGGCCAAGATAAAGGCCAAAAAGAAGCCGAGGCGGCGCTCTGACAGCTCTGGTGGCTACACGCTTTCTGATATCATTCAGAGTCCCCCTGCTGCAG TGATCTCTCCTTCCATGGTGAAGTCAGAGAAGGTGAACTCTAATGAGtcgctgcaggagctgctcatGTCCGACTCGGAGGGGAGCTGCATGGGGGTTGGGAGTCCCAGAGATGTTCAGTCACCCATCTCCCAAGACAAAACTGAG ACGTTTGCTCATAGGTTAGAGacaccccccaacaccccccctgCCCTGAAGGATGAGCTGTTTATTTCCCATTATTCGGCTCCAAAGCCAGTCCCCAAAGTCCTTCCCCG CAGCCCTGCTTGTCCACCCCCAATCTTGGATCTCAGAACAATCATGGATATGGAGGCCAACTCTCTTCAGAGCCTGACTCCTAAAAGCCCTGGAAGGTGTGAGATGTCTTTAAG CATGAAGCACTCCCCTGGTCCTGCTAAACTGTCCCAAAAACAGAGGAAGATCTTGGCCATGGCCAACAAAGAGGCCAGTGTGGAATCCAATATATCCAAACCAACCCAGACAGTCGCCCCTTCCAAAAGCAGCGGGAAGGCCTG GGCAACACCAATCCAATCTCCTCCGGTGTCATGCTCACTTCGAGCATtgctagaggaggaggaggagaatcaTTCGATCAGAGCGGGACAAGTGGGACTCCAGAGGGGTCGAAATTCCCAGGGGACCTCTGCCGCTCCTGCTCCATCAACCAGGAAGGTGGTCACCTTCAAATGTGAGGAGGGCAGCGAACCAGAGAGACCAGCTGG GCCCTGGGTGGGCAGCCCGACCCTGCCCTCCACAGTCACCTTCGCCTCCAtcgtggaggaggagaagcagcagcaagcCGCGCTGATCCGCAGCCGAGAAAAGCCGCTGGCTCTCATCCAG ATTGAAGAGCGGGCAATCCAGGACCTTCTGCTGCATTATCGGGCGCGTGACAACCCAGACGAGCTGATAATCGTGGAGAGGTCTTCCAGAGGTCCCGTCGCGGCCCCCACCTGGAAGAAACACTGA
- the ibtk gene encoding inhibitor of Bruton tyrosine kinase isoform X4 encodes MSFVCGWWPSRRTLQQEGKKVHCKDLVAARMNLAAPECTAKCRSREHAEDVVAAVTRGSEGQLRLFLSSHCHNAATLRDHFGRTALHMAASMGKKALLEWLLEMKNSDLTVKDKESGWTALHRSAFYGQIHCLISLIKHGGLLSTIDKEGLSVLDITMKDRPSHVVFKTADPTEVYTWGNNTNFSLGHGNQESRQHPELVDVFARTGVYIKQVVLCKFHSVFLSQKGQVFTCGHGQGGRLGHGDEQTYLVPRMVEGLTSHHCSQIAAAKDHTVVLTEGGYVYTFGLNTFHQLGLAPPPASAYVPKQVFSKTLKGRSVVGVAAGRFHTVLWTKEAVYTMGLNGGQLGYLLDPNGEKCVTAPRQVSALHHKDVTIAMAAASDGATVVVTEKGDIYLLTEYQCKKIVSRQLNIKKILVSGGCLNHRVAPQILNDGGGEKVDILALDEAGRVFCWRSCNSSVRQCRWAYGRQVFMADVALSKNGMMFVTQEGEGFSGVWAGEYKKHVEKKEVSVEVCGHSEAGTVFERIRLEKLPHVHRAVSVTMDSKGRNFGALQSDPKANLCEIPIISPSSFSKHFGQLLEEADEMDSIHDVTLQAGDRTFAAHKYILSMRSEFFRKLFVSDHSEIGEELGEEARKSEDAVGCDLIALENIPADMLEYALDFIYTDSCELLVHGAKPRVPVAQMGQTKESNEERLISSLQDLNVRGRSALEVYRSLPTAAKEDVKVKSRNAKPGKKAKGGKGDKAEANEGGANPVKALQAVAKKLGLGSLSARLDGVKYENGKINVVNRKSGNKPKFYQKKCSYLHDVTLKSEDGKEFPCHKSVLCARLEYFNSMLGSPWIEATACTALEMPTSSEVLQAILEYIYTDESPTIRESLNVEFVCNVLVVADQLLITRLKEMCEVVITENLTLKNAAELLEFATMYNAQQLKLSCFQFIVLNITALLELKALDVLRDEVLVELSAAYRRTIPAMQRRIITPYIGAPDLKAYEDEDMDSVFSSKTKVELDQSYREIQFKKAKIKAKKKPRRRSDSSGGYTLSDIIQSPPAAVISPSMVKSEKVNSNESLQELLMSDSEGSCMGVGSPRDVQSPISQDKTETFAHRLETPPNTPPALKDELFISHYSAPKPVPKVLPRSPACPPPILDLRTIMDMEANSLQSLTPKSPGSMKHSPGPAKLSQKQRKILAMANKEASVESNISKPTQTVAPSKSSGKAWATPIQSPPVSCSLRALLEEEEENHSIRAGQVGLQRGRNSQGTSAAPAPSTRKVVTFKCEEGSEPERPAGPWVGSPTLPSTVTFASIVEEEKQQQAALIRSREKPLALIQIEERAIQDLLLHYRARDNPDELIIVERSSRGPVAAPTWKKH; translated from the exons ATGTCTTTCGTCTGTGGGTGGTGGCCTTCCAGACGAACATTGCAACAAGAAGGGAAAAAGGTTCACTGTAAGGATTTAGTGGCGGCCAGGATGAATCTGGCCGCACCAGAATGCACCGCCAAATGCCGCTCACGTGAGCACGCGGAAGATGTTGTGGCAGCTGTAACGCGTGGTTCTGAAGGTCAGCTGCGTCTGTTCCTGTCATCGCACTGCCACAATGCAGCCACCTTGCGCGATCACTTCGGTCGCACTGCTCTTCATATGGCAGCTTCTATGGGGAAAAAAGCCCTTTTAGagtggctgttggagatgaagAATTCTGACCTGACGGTGAAAGATAAGGAATCCGGCTGGACTGCTCTACATCGTAGTGCTTTCTACGGACAGATTCACTGTCTCATATCACTGATCAAG CATGGCGGCCTCCTGTCCACCATCGACAAGGAGGGCCTCTCCGTCTTAGACATTACAATGAAGGACCGACCATCTCATGTTGTGTTCAAAACTGCCG ACCCAACAGAGGTGTACACATGGGGAAACAATACTAATTTCAGTCTCGGGCACGGTAATCAGGAGAGCCGACAACACCCTGAGCTGGTGGATGTTTTTGCCAGGACGGGAGTTTACATCAAGCAG GTGGTGCTGTGCAAGTTCcactctgtgtttctgtctcagaAAGGCCAAGTGTTTACCTGTGGTCATGGACAGGGAGGACGACTTGGTCATGGAGATGAACAGACTTATTTG GTTCCTCGGATGGTGGAGGGCTTGACTTCTCATCACTGCTCCCAGATAGCAGCTGCTAAAGACCACACAGTGGTGCTGACAGAAGGCGGCTACGTTTACACCTTTGGCCTCAACACCTTTCACCAGCTGGGCCTTGCTCCCCCTCCAGCCTCAGCATATGTCCCCAAACAG GTGTTTTCTAAGACCTTGAAAGGCAGGAGTGTTGTTGGAGTTGCAGCTGGAAGGTTTCATACTGTCCTCTGGACCAAAGAGGCTGTCTACACAATGGGCCTCAATGGAGGACAGCTGG GTTACTTGCTGGATCCTAATGGGGAGAAGTGTGTGACGGCACCCCGGCAGGTCTCAGCCCTGCACCACAAGGATGTCACCATAGCTATGGCAGCGGCGAGCGACGGCGCTACCGTAGTTGTAACGGAGAAGGGCGACATATACCTGCTGACTGAATACCAGTGCAAAAAAATAGTCTCAAG GCAGCTCAACATCAAGAAGATTCTGGTTAGCGGGGGTTGCCTCAACCATCGTGTTGCTCCACAGATCCTCAATGAtggtggaggagaaaaggtggACATTCTGGCTCTAGATGAAGCTGGAAGG GTGTTTTGCTGGCGGTCCTGCAACAGCTCGGTGAGACAGTGCCGGTGGGCGTATGGGCGTCAGGTTTTCATGGCAGACGTTGCGCTCAGCAAAAATGGCATGATGTTTGTGACCCAGGAGGGGGAGGGCTTCAGCGGTGTGTGGGCAGGAGAATACAAGAAACATGTGGAGAAGAAAG AAGTCAGTGTGGAGGTTTGTGGTCATTCAGAAGCAGGAACGGTGTTTGAAAGAATccggctggagaagctgccacATGTCCACCGAGCTGTCAGCGTCACCATGGACTCTAAAGGAAGAAATTTTGGAGCACTTCAGTCAGACCCCAAAGCAAA CTTGTGTGAGATTCCCATCATTTCTCCATCCTCCTTCTCCAAACATTTTGGGCAACTCCTTGAGGAAGCAGATGAAATGGACAGCATCCATGATGTGACCCTCCAAGCCGGCGATCGCACCTTTGCAGCCCACAAGTACATCTTGTCCATGAGGTCCGAGTTCTTCCGGAAACTCTTTGTGTCGGACCACAGCGAGATCGGGGAGGAGCTTGGGGAAGAAGCAAGGAAGAGCGAAGATGCTGTGGGCTGTGATTTGATTGCTTTGGAGAATATTCCTGCAGATATGTTGGAATATGCCCTGGACTTCATCTACACTGACTCGTGTGAGCTGCTAGTTCACGGGGCCAAGCCCAGAGTCCCAGTGGCCCAGATGGGGCAAACCAAG GAATCGAACGAAGAAAGACTTATTAGTAGCCTGCAGGACTTGAATGTGAGAGGCCGATCAGCTCTGGAGGTGTATCGGTCTCTTCCCACTGCAGCCAAAGAAGATGTCAAGGTCAAGAGCAGGAATGCTAAACCTGGCAAGAAGGCAAAAGGGGGCAAAGGTGACAAGGCCGAGGCCAACGAGGGTGGGGCAAACCCAGTCAAAGCCTTACAGGCTGTTGCAAAAAAGCTGGGCCTTGGGAGCCTGTCTGCACG ACTGGATGGAgtcaaatatgaaaatggaaagatCAATGTTGTAAACAGGAAAAGTGGCAACAAGCCAAAATTCTACCAGAAGAAATG CTCCTATCTGCATGATGTGACTCTGAAATCGGAAGATGGGAAAGAATTCCCTTGCCACAAAAGTGTCCTTTGTGCAAGGTTGG AATACTTTAATAGTATGCTTGGAAGTCCCTGGATTGAG GCCACAGCATGTACTGCACTTGAGATGCCAACGAGCTCAGAGGTTCTTCAGGCCATCCTGGAATATATTTACACGGATGAGTCTCCTACCATTAGAG AGTCCCTGAACGTAGAGTTTGTCTGCAATGTGTTGGTTGTGGCTGACCAGCTGCTTATCACCAGGCTGAAGGAGATGTGTGAGGTCGTCATTACTGAGAACC TGACTCTGAAGAAcgcagcagagctgctggagtttgCCACCATGTACAATGCCCAACAGCTCAAACTCTCCTGTTTCCAGTTCATTGTGCTCAACATAACTGCCCTGCTGGAGTTAAA AGCACTGGATGTTCTGAGGGATGAAGTGCTTGTGGAGCTCTCTGCAGCCTATAGGAGGACG ATTCCTGCCATGCAAAGGAGAATCATCACTCCATACATTGGTGCTCCGGACCTGAAGGCGTATGAAGATGAAGACATGGACTCTGTGTTCAGCTCCAAAACCAAAGTAGAGTTGGATCAGTCCTACAG GGAAATCCAGTTCAAGAAGGCCAAGATAAAGGCCAAAAAGAAGCCGAGGCGGCGCTCTGACAGCTCTGGTGGCTACACGCTTTCTGATATCATTCAGAGTCCCCCTGCTGCAG TGATCTCTCCTTCCATGGTGAAGTCAGAGAAGGTGAACTCTAATGAGtcgctgcaggagctgctcatGTCCGACTCGGAGGGGAGCTGCATGGGGGTTGGGAGTCCCAGAGATGTTCAGTCACCCATCTCCCAAGACAAAACTGAG ACGTTTGCTCATAGGTTAGAGacaccccccaacaccccccctgCCCTGAAGGATGAGCTGTTTATTTCCCATTATTCGGCTCCAAAGCCAGTCCCCAAAGTCCTTCCCCG CAGCCCTGCTTGTCCACCCCCAATCTTGGATCTCAGAACAATCATGGATATGGAGGCCAACTCTCTTCAGAGCCTGACTCCTAAAAGCCCTGGAAG CATGAAGCACTCCCCTGGTCCTGCTAAACTGTCCCAAAAACAGAGGAAGATCTTGGCCATGGCCAACAAAGAGGCCAGTGTGGAATCCAATATATCCAAACCAACCCAGACAGTCGCCCCTTCCAAAAGCAGCGGGAAGGCCTG GGCAACACCAATCCAATCTCCTCCGGTGTCATGCTCACTTCGAGCATtgctagaggaggaggaggagaatcaTTCGATCAGAGCGGGACAAGTGGGACTCCAGAGGGGTCGAAATTCCCAGGGGACCTCTGCCGCTCCTGCTCCATCAACCAGGAAGGTGGTCACCTTCAAATGTGAGGAGGGCAGCGAACCAGAGAGACCAGCTGG GCCCTGGGTGGGCAGCCCGACCCTGCCCTCCACAGTCACCTTCGCCTCCAtcgtggaggaggagaagcagcagcaagcCGCGCTGATCCGCAGCCGAGAAAAGCCGCTGGCTCTCATCCAG ATTGAAGAGCGGGCAATCCAGGACCTTCTGCTGCATTATCGGGCGCGTGACAACCCAGACGAGCTGATAATCGTGGAGAGGTCTTCCAGAGGTCCCGTCGCGGCCCCCACCTGGAAGAAACACTGA